The Nitrospirota bacterium nucleotide sequence AGGTCGAGCAGTCGGCCACTGCCATGACAGAGATGTCCCAGACGACCCTCGATGTTGCGAAGAATGCATCGGCAACCTCTGAATCTGCCCTGAAGATGAAGGGCCTTGCAGAACATGGCAAGCAGGCAATGGAAGTTACGGTGCAGGAACTGGTGAAATTTTCCGGAACGTTTACGCAGGCTGCCGACAAGATCGAGGAGCTCAGTAAACAGTCGCAGGAGATCAGCAACGTTGTTTCCCTTATCAAGGAGATTGCCGAGCAGACGAATCTGCTGGCGCTCAATGCGGCTATTGAGGCTGCCCATGCAGGAGATCAGGGCAGGGGTTTTGCGGTTGTAGCTGACAATGTGCGGCAGCTTGCAGAACGGACAGCCGGCGCAACTGATGATATCGGCAGGACTATTCAGAAGATGCAGACCGATGTCGATGACACGGTCACCTTTGTGAAGCATGAGAAGGAAGCGGTCGAGTCTGTGGTCCGTCAGGTCAAAGGCACCATGGGAGAGATAGACCAGATTGCCGGTAACGTAGAGCAGGTTACGGACATGATCCAGAGGATTGCGGTTGCGACAGACGAACAATCTTCAACGTCGGACATGGTTTCGCAGAGCATGGAGAGCGTTGCAAATGTCACACGGCAGCTAAGCGCCTCCATAGAGGAGATCAAGCGTTCTGCCGGTGATCTCTCAAAGCTCGCAACGGAGCTCAACACCATGTCAGGATGGTTCAAAACATAATGGTTCGCGTATTAATTGTCGACGATTCCGCGTTCATGCGCAATGCGCTTTCGAGCATGCTCTCCTCTGACCCGGAGATTCAGGTTGTGGGTCTGGCGCGTGACGGTCTTGATGCCATTGAGAAGGTGCTGCAGCTGAAGCCTGATGTCGTGACCATGGATGTCGAGATGCCCCGTCTTGACGGTCTTGGTGCGCTGAAGCAGATCATGGAGCGCTATCCGGTGCCGGTGATCATGGTGAGTTCTCTGACGACCGAAGATGCCAAGGTGACTCTTGATGCCCTTGATCTTGGCGCGGTGGACTTTATATCAAAGAACCTTTCGAACCTCTCGATCGATATCGTCAAGATCAAGGAAATCCTGATCAATAAGGTGAAAGAGATTGCGAAAAAGGCGCGCCCTCTGCGCAGGCCGGTTGTTGCCAGAAAGCTGGAGACAGTTCACGCTCCAACGCTGATGCCAGTCCCCTCACAAGGAGGGACAAGCAGGACAACCGGCGAGCGCAGAGTCAGCGTCGTTGCCATTGGCTCCTCAACGGGAGGCCCCAAGGCCCTGCAGGAGATTATTCCGAAGCTGCCCAAAGATTTCCCTGTGCCGATCATTATTGCACAGCATATGCCGGCTACCTTTACCGGTCCGTTTGCCCAGCGGCTGAACGAACTGAGCCAGGTTACGGTACAAGAGGCAAAAGAAGGCGATGTGCTGAAGGCCGGCGTGGTGCTGATCGCGCCGGGCGGCGGACATATGCGGGTGCAGAGAAGGCGTTCTCTCGAAACGATTATCTCGATATCTGACGCGATAGAGGAATATATTTACCGGCCCTCGGTTGATGCGCTTATGCTGTCTGTTTCAGAGTGCTTCCCCGGCCGTGCCCTGGGAGTAATTTTGACCGGTATGGGCAATGACGGTGTGAAGGGCATGAAGGTTATGAAGCAGGGCGGCGCGCGTATCTTTGCCCAGAACGAGGAGACCTGCGTTGTGTACGGCATGCCGAAGGCGGTTGTGGATGCAGGCATTGCGGATAAGATCCTTGCGGTCGAAGAGATCGCGGGTGAGATGGTAAATTCGGTTTAGGAGGATAGGGTGAAGTCATTGTTCGAGAAGTTCAAGATCAAATATCGGTTACTGTTTATCGCTTTTATTGTTTTTTGCGGCCTGTTTTTTCTGGTTTCGCAGTCGCTTGTTTTTCTCCGCGGTCAGTTGATGGAGGACAAGAGGATAAAGACGCAGCACCTTGTCGATGCAGCATATACGGTTGTCGAACATTATCATAAGCTTTCCAAAGAAGGAAAAATGCCTGAGGATGAAGCAAAACTTGCGGCCATGAATACAGTCGGAAGCCTCCGCTATGACGAAAAGGAATATTTCTGGATCAATGATCTTAACCATATCATGCTGGTGCATCCCAAGAAAGATATGGTCGG carries:
- a CDS encoding chemotaxis response regulator protein-glutamate methylesterase encodes the protein MVRVLIVDDSAFMRNALSSMLSSDPEIQVVGLARDGLDAIEKVLQLKPDVVTMDVEMPRLDGLGALKQIMERYPVPVIMVSSLTTEDAKVTLDALDLGAVDFISKNLSNLSIDIVKIKEILINKVKEIAKKARPLRRPVVARKLETVHAPTLMPVPSQGGTSRTTGERRVSVVAIGSSTGGPKALQEIIPKLPKDFPVPIIIAQHMPATFTGPFAQRLNELSQVTVQEAKEGDVLKAGVVLIAPGGGHMRVQRRRSLETIISISDAIEEYIYRPSVDALMLSVSECFPGRALGVILTGMGNDGVKGMKVMKQGGARIFAQNEETCVVYGMPKAVVDAGIADKILAVEEIAGEMVNSV